Proteins encoded within one genomic window of Brenneria nigrifluens DSM 30175 = ATCC 13028:
- a CDS encoding DNA cytosine methyltransferase gives MMAAIDLFAGFGGWSIGAKQAGVNVLWAANHWPEAVKWHSKNHPDADHLCQDLHQADWSLVPAHDLLLASPCCQGHSKARGKANGNPQHDNSRSTAWAVVSAAEYHLPAFVIVENVPEFLQWTLYPAWSAAMQALGYSLSPHILDCADLGVPQNRVRMFIVCSRSVSPINLAFPRLEHVPATSFIDFSAGKWSLIDRAGRAKATLERVANGRNQYGDRFLMSYYGNTKSGRDISRPIGTITTRDRWAIIDGDMMRMLTADENMLAMTFPAGYLRPKNHRLTVHMAGNAVPPLAGQRIIEALERVA, from the coding sequence ATGATGGCAGCAATTGATCTTTTCGCTGGCTTCGGCGGCTGGTCTATCGGAGCAAAACAGGCGGGAGTTAATGTCTTATGGGCTGCGAATCACTGGCCCGAGGCTGTAAAGTGGCATAGTAAAAATCATCCAGACGCTGATCATCTCTGCCAAGACCTGCACCAAGCTGACTGGTCACTGGTTCCGGCTCATGACCTTCTACTCGCGTCACCATGTTGTCAGGGTCACAGTAAAGCGAGAGGAAAAGCCAACGGGAATCCACAACACGACAATAGCCGATCTACTGCGTGGGCTGTAGTTTCTGCTGCTGAGTACCACCTTCCAGCATTCGTAATAGTCGAAAACGTACCTGAGTTCCTGCAATGGACGCTCTATCCAGCATGGTCCGCCGCAATGCAGGCGCTGGGGTATTCGTTATCTCCACACATTTTGGACTGTGCCGATCTTGGTGTGCCACAAAATCGTGTACGCATGTTTATTGTGTGTTCCCGTAGCGTGTCGCCTATCAACCTTGCATTTCCAAGGTTAGAGCATGTGCCTGCAACATCATTTATCGATTTTAGTGCAGGGAAATGGTCGCTTATTGATCGTGCTGGTCGGGCAAAAGCAACACTTGAACGTGTGGCTAATGGACGCAATCAATACGGTGATCGCTTCCTGATGAGCTATTACGGAAACACAAAATCGGGGCGTGATATCAGCAGGCCAATCGGCACCATTACTACTCGCGATCGCTGGGCGATTATCGACGGTGACATGATGCGTATGCTTACAGCCGATGAAAACATGCTGGCAATGACATTTCCCGCTGGCTACCTACGCCCCAAAAACCACAGGCTAACAGTCCACATGGCTGGGAACGCAGTGCCGCCACTAGCTGGACAAAGAATAATAGAAGCATTGGAGCGCGTAGCATGA
- a CDS encoding DUF4060 family protein, giving the protein MRHIIRGELTPLERKATEAALQNHQQRYGNYARRKNSETYRVRVANKTYSVEVTNRNASYVATVMNHHRSLQKLCGVPA; this is encoded by the coding sequence ATGCGCCATATCATTAGGGGTGAATTAACCCCACTTGAACGAAAGGCCACAGAAGCGGCGCTTCAAAACCACCAGCAGCGCTACGGTAATTACGCTCGACGGAAAAATAGCGAAACCTACCGTGTTCGCGTAGCCAATAAAACTTATTCCGTTGAAGTGACAAATCGGAATGCGTCATACGTCGCAACGGTGATGAACCATCATCGTTCTCTGCAAAAACTGTGTGGGGTGCCAGCATGA
- a CDS encoding ParB/RepB/Spo0J family partition protein produces the protein MATLNQRYASKETGITVRKTHLVPLEEIYTEDGYNVRELNQSHVEEFRDAFIAGEYIPPLAVEVTERGVKVIDGHHRYFGALAANEAGCEVLRLECKDFVGTEADKIAFMVTSSQGLALTPLERGAAYQRLVNQGWSNSQIAQKVKRSESDILQHLQLHQECSPYVKSLVRTGSLNYALAIEINREHGVYADKVISKLMEKAESAGKRKITKSLAKPQFAAAKTKRLIELVYKSTPIVSNDRLRDYLMLPAGVKDEVMQILTEYQKYREGQQNEPQPE, from the coding sequence ATGGCCACATTAAACCAACGCTATGCCAGTAAAGAAACTGGTATCACTGTTAGAAAAACGCACCTTGTACCGCTGGAAGAAATTTACACCGAGGACGGCTATAACGTCCGTGAACTGAACCAGTCTCACGTCGAAGAATTCAGGGACGCGTTTATCGCCGGCGAATACATCCCCCCGCTGGCCGTTGAGGTAACAGAACGCGGTGTGAAAGTCATTGATGGCCATCACCGCTATTTTGGGGCATTGGCTGCAAATGAGGCCGGGTGCGAGGTTCTCAGGCTTGAATGTAAAGACTTTGTCGGCACCGAGGCTGACAAAATAGCATTCATGGTCACAAGTTCTCAGGGGCTGGCACTTACCCCGCTGGAACGCGGCGCAGCATACCAGCGGCTGGTTAATCAGGGCTGGAGTAACTCGCAGATAGCGCAAAAAGTTAAACGGTCGGAGTCCGACATTCTCCAGCACTTGCAGTTACATCAGGAGTGCTCGCCATATGTCAAAAGTCTGGTTCGTACCGGCTCGTTGAACTATGCCCTGGCGATCGAGATAAACAGAGAGCACGGCGTTTATGCCGACAAGGTCATTTCTAAGTTGATGGAAAAGGCCGAATCAGCCGGTAAAAGGAAAATCACCAAGTCCTTGGCAAAACCACAGTTCGCCGCGGCGAAAACCAAACGCCTGATTGAGCTGGTTTATAAGTCTACCCCAATCGTGAGTAACGACAGATTACGTGACTATCTGATGCTTCCAGCCGGCGTAAAAGACGAGGTGATGCAAATTCTCACTGAGTATCAAAAATACCGCGAGGGTCAGCAGAATGAACCTCAGCCAGAATAA
- a CDS encoding YfdQ family protein → MSQIVDGSAVSEIRNLAITAHVPGTDIPSAVVPRDHDLTSLEKFQLQPSLIRQHVNLISVSSLIAYVKKYQDPRSAIFADNTKTKIVAVLDYHESAGLPNWGSHRAIYDCPFSKEWKEWASQDGSAMRQIEFGEFIEKHIGDIAPVSETYAGPSGVELLEMVLAFSETRKSEFKSVKRLNDGTFQMSYSDEKSGSGNTKLPEKISLAIAPFHNGNPYQIDARFRYRIKEGQLFLWYELIDPEKIVEHAFSEIVTELQNALETIPVYEGSI, encoded by the coding sequence ATGTCACAGATTGTTGACGGCTCTGCCGTGTCTGAAATTCGTAACCTGGCTATTACCGCGCATGTTCCGGGGACTGATATCCCGTCTGCAGTTGTGCCACGCGATCATGATTTAACGTCGCTGGAAAAGTTCCAGTTGCAGCCATCACTGATTCGCCAGCACGTTAACCTTATTTCCGTTTCGTCGCTGATTGCCTACGTTAAAAAATACCAAGACCCGCGCTCCGCCATCTTTGCCGACAATACCAAAACAAAGATTGTGGCAGTGCTGGACTATCACGAAAGCGCGGGGCTTCCCAATTGGGGTAGTCATCGGGCTATCTACGACTGCCCGTTTTCCAAAGAGTGGAAGGAGTGGGCATCGCAGGATGGCAGTGCCATGCGCCAGATTGAATTCGGTGAATTTATCGAAAAACACATCGGTGATATTGCGCCGGTTAGCGAAACCTACGCGGGGCCGTCCGGCGTTGAACTGCTGGAAATGGTCCTGGCATTCTCGGAAACGCGCAAATCTGAATTCAAGTCGGTAAAACGGCTGAATGACGGCACGTTCCAGATGAGCTACAGCGACGAAAAATCCGGCAGTGGTAACACCAAGCTACCGGAAAAAATCAGCCTGGCCATCGCCCCGTTCCACAACGGCAATCCGTACCAGATTGATGCCCGTTTCCGCTACCGCATCAAAGAAGGGCAGCTGTTCCTCTGGTACGAGCTGATCGACCCTGAAAAAATCGTCGAACACGCGTTCAGCGAAATCGTTACTGAACTGCAAAACGCCCTTGAAACCATCCCGGTTTACGAAGGCTCTATCTAA
- a CDS encoding DUF2335 domain-containing protein, producing MSNPKDTDQTSEHKDHSQELADTNAEQIDKIASELEAKVMENPGVLERILDSPKIMAIAHESFRGPVPSPKMLSEYEQIMPGLANRLVKLTEDEQQHRHKVTDKALDFSYKKDRRGQWMGFIISLFVLGLGVYFAAEGKDALAGTLITINLVGLASVFVIGRLKRNNKDN from the coding sequence ATGTCGAATCCAAAGGATACGGATCAAACATCGGAACACAAAGACCACTCGCAAGAGCTCGCTGATACCAACGCTGAACAGATTGATAAAATAGCGAGTGAACTTGAAGCTAAGGTTATGGAAAACCCAGGAGTTTTAGAAAGGATTCTCGATAGCCCCAAAATTATGGCTATTGCACATGAATCTTTTCGTGGGCCAGTACCATCCCCCAAAATGTTATCTGAGTATGAACAAATTATGCCAGGGTTGGCAAATCGGCTCGTCAAGCTAACAGAAGATGAACAGCAGCACAGGCATAAAGTTACGGACAAAGCTCTAGATTTTAGTTATAAAAAAGACAGAAGAGGGCAATGGATGGGGTTCATCATTTCCTTGTTCGTTTTGGGGCTGGGTGTGTACTTCGCTGCCGAAGGGAAGGATGCTCTAGCTGGAACGCTAATAACCATAAATCTTGTCGGGTTAGCTTCCGTTTTTGTCATTGGCCGTTTAAAGAGAAATAACAAAGATAATTAA
- a CDS encoding SWIM zinc finger family protein, translating to MKYQLFATSSDGSDLYDVVVSDDAGKLRIKCSCRAGEIGNMCKHRVALIMNKPKGIFYGRHNKPDIIASAIALIHSYNVRTEYEKLVKEMDEVELTFKNQKKEIKRKINELI from the coding sequence ATGAAATATCAACTTTTTGCGACAAGCAGTGATGGTAGCGATTTGTATGATGTTGTTGTTTCTGATGATGCGGGGAAACTGCGCATAAAATGCAGTTGCAGGGCTGGGGAGATCGGGAACATGTGTAAACACAGAGTCGCCCTGATCATGAACAAACCCAAAGGCATCTTTTATGGTAGACATAACAAGCCAGACATTATTGCTTCTGCCATTGCTCTCATTCATTCGTATAATGTACGGACTGAGTATGAAAAATTAGTAAAAGAAATGGATGAAGTGGAGTTAACGTTTAAGAATCAAAAGAAAGAAATAAAAAGAAAAATCAATGAATTAATATAA
- a CDS encoding LexA family protein has translation MEKKKTLTTEQLEDAKRLKALYESKKKTLGVTQQQIADELDITQGAVGHYLNGRNALNVAVASAFAKILQVSISDFSSALALEASSYASAADENVTYAGPYTPSPKYPLISSVKAGAWNDADEPLTLDQIDEWYESDVKIQGRAFWLRVDGDSMTSPTGLSIPEGTLVLFDTGREAVNGSLVAAKLTDTNEATFKKLIIDGGQRYLKGLNPAWPMREINGNCKIIAVAVQTMMRLV, from the coding sequence ATGGAAAAGAAAAAGACCCTGACCACGGAACAGCTCGAAGATGCTAAACGTCTCAAGGCTTTGTACGAGTCGAAGAAAAAAACACTGGGTGTTACCCAGCAGCAAATAGCTGACGAATTAGATATTACACAGGGCGCTGTGGGTCATTACCTGAATGGAAGGAATGCGCTAAACGTTGCTGTGGCATCAGCTTTTGCAAAAATTCTGCAAGTTTCGATATCTGATTTCAGCTCTGCATTGGCATTAGAAGCCTCATCATATGCATCCGCGGCTGACGAGAACGTCACATATGCTGGCCCGTATACTCCATCACCTAAATACCCCCTCATCAGTTCAGTAAAAGCCGGGGCATGGAATGACGCCGACGAACCACTGACGCTTGATCAGATCGATGAATGGTACGAATCGGATGTTAAAATTCAAGGCCGAGCGTTCTGGTTACGAGTTGATGGTGACTCAATGACCTCACCCACTGGGCTGAGCATACCCGAAGGTACTCTGGTCTTGTTCGATACCGGACGTGAAGCGGTCAACGGCAGCTTAGTGGCGGCAAAGTTGACGGATACCAACGAAGCAACGTTCAAAAAACTTATAATTGACGGCGGTCAGCGTTATCTAAAAGGCCTCAACCCTGCGTGGCCGATGAGAGAGATTAACGGCAACTGCAAAATCATCGCCGTAGCGGTTCAAACCATGATGCGACTGGTGTGA
- a CDS encoding Cro/CI family transcriptional regulator, giving the protein MQKQTLADFVRENGQAKAADALGVHQTAISKAVRTGRKIFVIQLPDGHVEAEELRPFPIGKTKINESAA; this is encoded by the coding sequence ATGCAAAAACAAACTCTCGCTGATTTCGTCAGGGAGAACGGTCAGGCGAAAGCGGCTGATGCACTCGGTGTTCATCAGACTGCAATCAGTAAGGCCGTCCGAACTGGAAGAAAAATTTTTGTCATTCAGCTACCAGATGGTCATGTGGAAGCCGAAGAACTTCGGCCATTTCCAATCGGCAAAACAAAGATTAACGAATCTGCGGCTTAA
- a CDS encoding YmfL family putative regulatory protein: protein MVDLKETIKAMCKAYPGGRSAMAGALGMTLAQFNNNLYEKNGCRFFEIHELEAMEDLSGTSLLAEYFAQRCGALLVDVPTFDDLDRVELYNRSVYTAAKRGQVDQMIQQAIEDGVIDEVEAREIMHLHTKHLAAREAEIRSILSLFGRNRVKRE from the coding sequence ATGGTAGACCTCAAAGAAACCATCAAAGCGATGTGTAAAGCGTACCCCGGCGGGCGTTCCGCAATGGCTGGCGCGTTGGGCATGACGCTGGCGCAGTTCAACAACAACCTGTACGAGAAAAACGGCTGTCGCTTTTTCGAGATACATGAACTGGAGGCGATGGAAGACCTGTCCGGCACCAGTTTGCTGGCGGAGTATTTCGCGCAACGTTGCGGCGCTTTGCTGGTGGACGTTCCCACATTTGACGATCTGGACCGTGTCGAGCTTTACAACCGCTCAGTATACACCGCGGCGAAGCGTGGGCAGGTCGACCAGATGATTCAGCAGGCCATTGAAGATGGCGTTATCGATGAGGTTGAGGCGCGGGAAATCATGCACCTGCACACCAAACACTTAGCCGCTCGTGAAGCTGAAATCCGCTCAATCCTATCCTTGTTTGGCCGCAATCGCGTCAAACGCGAATAA
- a CDS encoding DEAD/DEAH box helicase: MLNITPNLAQSRGLNSLRQNWKTTASFMIYSPVGSGKTGLAAFITDGLVSRSMRVMFVAPYTVLLDQTATRFVEYGLPADEIGYVWRDHPAYDPQRLIQIASADTLIRREFPDNIDLLFIDEAHLKRKKILEVIDHLTQNTATKVIGLSGTPFAKFLGNYYQKLIKPTTMKELIEIGALSKYEFYAPSTPDLSSVKTVGNSDYGSDYNETQLSRVMSEAKLVGDIVQNWLAHGENRQTVCFCVDVAHANFVAVEFNRVGVVAEIMTAKTPHDERQLIIRRFEQGITKIIVNVGVLVAGFDSDVRCIIYGRPTKSEIRWIQCLGRGLRTAPGKDYCLIFDHSGTVHKLGYPDDIEYDGLLSSSDGMEDAPVNTSKPDQPERLPKECPSCHYVKPAGIYICPKCGFKPLSGEDVDTDRSRGLTKVSKAKEKFTAEQKQSWWSQILFYQRIRSTRGKPVSDGWCSHTYRKKFGVWPKGLHRTPQETTPEVMNYIKSLRIAYAKAQEKAHKQEKAA, translated from the coding sequence ATGCTGAACATTACGCCAAATTTAGCGCAAAGCCGGGGATTGAATTCCCTGCGCCAAAACTGGAAGACAACCGCCAGTTTCATGATTTACAGCCCTGTCGGCAGCGGCAAAACCGGGCTGGCGGCGTTCATCACTGATGGGCTGGTCAGTCGCTCCATGCGCGTAATGTTTGTGGCCCCGTATACAGTCCTGCTGGACCAGACGGCAACTCGTTTTGTTGAGTACGGTTTGCCTGCCGATGAGATTGGCTATGTCTGGCGTGACCATCCTGCATACGATCCGCAGCGCCTGATTCAGATCGCCTCTGCCGACACACTGATCCGCCGTGAATTCCCCGACAACATCGACCTGCTGTTTATCGACGAAGCGCACCTGAAGCGCAAAAAGATTCTGGAAGTCATAGACCATCTGACGCAAAACACTGCAACGAAAGTGATTGGTCTGTCCGGCACGCCGTTTGCCAAGTTCCTGGGTAATTACTATCAGAAACTGATTAAGCCGACGACGATGAAAGAGCTGATCGAGATCGGCGCACTGAGCAAATATGAATTCTACGCCCCATCCACGCCTGACCTGAGCAGCGTTAAAACTGTAGGTAATAGCGATTACGGCTCGGATTACAACGAAACTCAACTATCGCGCGTAATGAGCGAAGCGAAGTTGGTAGGGGATATTGTTCAGAACTGGCTGGCGCATGGTGAAAACCGTCAGACCGTATGTTTTTGTGTTGACGTAGCCCACGCAAATTTTGTCGCCGTCGAGTTTAACCGCGTTGGCGTTGTGGCTGAAATCATGACGGCGAAAACCCCTCACGACGAACGGCAACTGATTATCCGCCGCTTTGAGCAGGGCATCACGAAAATCATCGTCAACGTAGGCGTGCTAGTTGCTGGGTTCGATAGCGATGTGCGCTGCATCATCTACGGACGTCCCACAAAATCGGAGATTCGCTGGATTCAATGCCTGGGCCGTGGCTTACGCACCGCGCCTGGTAAAGATTACTGCCTGATATTCGATCACTCCGGCACGGTTCATAAGCTGGGCTATCCCGACGATATCGAATATGACGGCTTGCTATCCAGTTCTGACGGCATGGAAGATGCCCCGGTCAACACGTCAAAACCAGACCAGCCCGAACGCCTGCCGAAAGAATGCCCTTCATGCCATTACGTGAAACCTGCCGGTATCTACATTTGCCCGAAATGCGGCTTTAAACCGCTGTCCGGTGAGGATGTTGATACCGATAGGAGTCGCGGATTGACAAAAGTCAGCAAAGCCAAAGAGAAATTCACAGCCGAGCAAAAACAAAGCTGGTGGTCACAAATCCTGTTTTATCAGCGCATCCGCAGTACCCGGGGCAAGCCGGTCAGCGATGGCTGGTGCTCACACACTTACCGAAAAAAATTCGGCGTATGGCCTAAAGGGTTGCACCGCACTCCGCAGGAAACCACACCTGAAGTTATGAATTACATCAAATCGCTGCGCATTGCGTATGCCAAGGCGCAGGAAAAAGCACACAAACAAGAGAAGGCAGCATGA
- a CDS encoding toprim domain-containing protein, with translation MNTAKAAIGRWPEIFEYYGLPPVTGKNHFKGECPLCGRRGKLRIDDKNGTGSYICVCGSGDGWSMLTKATGKDFKTLAPEVDRLIGNVYVRGNEAPIKNQTVASREKVIRKFPTLSQLRSTDAAKYLLNRGITSLPTDAVRYCDSQRAVGKVFQAIYSLATDDKGILCYLHRTLLDGDKKADIGASQKKLMKLQEDNYLEHANSVAIRMFPVATTLGIAEGIETALSCHQITGCNTWAVLNTNFMKKFRAPRGVTHLIIFSDMDNNAAGHAAAFVCANANLLAKNDIQRVSVRWPRSGDFNDLLTAGREVYEQTFYREGVQ, from the coding sequence ATGAACACAGCAAAGGCAGCAATAGGCCGTTGGCCGGAAATATTCGAATACTACGGGTTACCGCCAGTGACGGGGAAAAACCATTTTAAGGGGGAATGTCCGCTGTGTGGTCGCCGCGGCAAACTCCGCATTGACGACAAGAACGGCACAGGCTCCTACATCTGCGTCTGTGGATCGGGCGATGGCTGGTCAATGCTGACAAAAGCCACGGGAAAGGATTTCAAGACGCTGGCGCCGGAAGTGGATCGGCTGATCGGCAACGTATATGTGCGGGGTAATGAAGCGCCGATAAAAAACCAGACAGTGGCCAGCCGGGAAAAGGTTATCCGCAAATTCCCTACATTGTCTCAGCTGCGCAGCACTGACGCCGCCAAATATTTATTGAACCGTGGCATTACCAGCCTACCCACTGATGCCGTGCGCTACTGCGATAGCCAACGTGCCGTAGGCAAGGTATTCCAGGCCATCTACTCACTGGCCACTGACGATAAAGGGATACTGTGTTACCTGCATCGAACGCTGCTGGACGGCGACAAAAAAGCGGACATAGGCGCATCACAGAAAAAGCTGATGAAGCTGCAGGAGGATAACTATCTTGAACATGCCAATTCCGTGGCCATTCGCATGTTTCCCGTTGCGACGACGTTGGGAATTGCCGAAGGAATAGAGACGGCGCTGTCATGCCATCAGATAACGGGCTGCAACACCTGGGCGGTACTAAACACCAACTTCATGAAGAAGTTCCGCGCTCCTCGTGGCGTCACTCACTTAATCATTTTTTCTGACATGGATAACAATGCCGCGGGTCATGCTGCCGCTTTCGTGTGTGCCAATGCCAATCTGCTGGCAAAAAACGACATTCAGCGGGTATCCGTTCGCTGGCCGCGTAGTGGTGATTTTAACGACCTGTTGACGGCCGGCCGTGAGGTGTACGAACAAACATTTTACCGGGAGGGCGTGCAATGA
- a CDS encoding antiterminator Q family protein → MRDIQQVLELWGAWVADNPCEVYYAPIAAGFKGLIPNKIKSRQQCSDDDGLIISSCMALLNKKNQDDHDLLFDYYVFGKTFMQLASKLHCSDTHVGKRLQKAEGTIDGMLMALDISLEMDRTHQRGAVPIS, encoded by the coding sequence ATGCGTGATATTCAGCAGGTATTAGAGCTATGGGGTGCATGGGTGGCGGATAATCCCTGCGAGGTTTATTACGCGCCAATCGCAGCCGGATTCAAGGGACTCATCCCCAACAAAATCAAATCGCGCCAGCAGTGCAGTGATGATGACGGCCTGATCATTTCCAGTTGCATGGCATTACTGAACAAAAAGAATCAGGACGACCACGACCTGCTTTTTGACTACTACGTCTTTGGCAAAACGTTTATGCAACTGGCCTCAAAACTCCATTGCTCTGATACCCACGTTGGCAAACGGCTGCAAAAGGCAGAGGGAACAATCGACGGTATGTTGATGGCGCTGGATATCTCGCTGGAAATGGATCGCACTCATCAGCGTGGGGCCGTACCCATTTCTTGA
- a CDS encoding BRO-N domain-containing protein — MTTQLAFHDHKFNVIAHNSQVWLSAVEIAQALQYKSEDAVSRIYRRNADEFTSCMTETVNLTVSGNYHKTVRIFSLRGAHLIAMFARTPVAKEFRRWVLDILDREIEHTHPSRTKRLSDKTNSFNWQMHVHNINAACVHLDYIQDVWLKELHPALKIMRSPLAASLYDRISDAHSIVHSVRGGLERASGLKGLQYK, encoded by the coding sequence ATGACTACCCAACTAGCATTCCATGATCACAAATTTAACGTCATCGCTCATAACAGCCAGGTCTGGCTGTCCGCAGTAGAAATTGCTCAAGCGCTTCAGTACAAATCAGAGGACGCTGTAAGCCGTATCTATCGCCGCAATGCTGATGAGTTCACTTCCTGCATGACTGAGACGGTCAATTTGACCGTCTCAGGAAACTACCATAAAACAGTACGTATTTTCTCCCTACGCGGAGCTCATCTGATCGCCATGTTCGCCAGAACGCCGGTCGCCAAAGAATTCCGCCGCTGGGTTCTGGATATTCTCGATCGTGAAATTGAACACACCCACCCATCAAGAACTAAGCGCCTTAGCGATAAAACCAACTCTTTTAACTGGCAAATGCATGTCCACAATATCAATGCCGCCTGTGTTCACCTCGATTACATTCAAGATGTGTGGTTAAAGGAACTTCACCCGGCATTGAAAATCATGCGCTCCCCGCTGGCGGCGAGTTTGTACGATAGGATCAGTGACGCCCATTCGATAGTTCATTCGGTGAGAGGTGGACTTGAACGGGCATCTGGCCTGAAAGGATTGCAGTACAAGTAA
- a CDS encoding type II toxin-antitoxin system HicA family toxin translates to MKQSEFRRWLESQGVEVSNGTNHLKLRYNGKRSVMPRHPGAEIKEPLRKAILKQLGLK, encoded by the coding sequence GTGAAGCAAAGCGAGTTCAGGCGGTGGCTTGAATCTCAGGGGGTTGAAGTTTCAAACGGTACGAATCATTTGAAGCTGAGATACAACGGGAAGCGAAGCGTAATGCCGAGACATCCCGGCGCTGAGATAAAAGAACCACTGCGAAAGGCCATACTTAAACAACTTGGCCTGAAATAA
- a CDS encoding type II toxin-antitoxin system HicB family antitoxin, translating to MRYPVNLELDPDSGGYVVSFLDIPEALTQGDTREEALKEAMDALVTAFEFYFEDNQRVPAPGNITGDYVEVPASIAAKVLMLNAFVDSGLTQVELASRMGVKKQEVTRLFDLHHSTKIDTIQKAISAMGLRLELVAA from the coding sequence ATGCGATATCCAGTAAATTTAGAGTTAGATCCGGACTCAGGCGGCTATGTGGTTTCGTTCCTGGATATACCGGAAGCGCTAACTCAGGGCGATACGCGAGAAGAGGCGTTAAAAGAGGCGATGGATGCGCTGGTAACAGCCTTCGAGTTTTATTTCGAGGATAACCAGCGTGTTCCTGCGCCCGGTAATATTACCGGTGATTACGTCGAAGTTCCGGCAAGCATCGCCGCTAAGGTTTTAATGCTGAATGCGTTTGTCGATTCTGGCTTAACTCAGGTTGAGCTGGCTTCGCGCATGGGTGTAAAAAAACAGGAGGTAACCCGACTGTTTGACCTACACCACTCGACGAAAATAGACACCATTCAAAAGGCGATCTCGGCTATGGGGCTGCGCTTGGAATTGGTCGCCGCGTGA
- a CDS encoding DNA/RNA non-specific endonuclease, with product MKLNLIKLLPILLLAGCTATYQPTQTPDVIEPTASATIDNCLVGCPTGGSSQTLVRNTYTLNNNSGTKFANWVAYKITKSSQRSNCKRNWKQDPDLPASDTLAPAAYDDANKVLAVDRGHQAPLAGLCGHPTWATLNYLSNITPQKAALNQGAWVRLEDKERAIATDSAPVYSVTGPLFEKDIGELPKAKGVKIPSGYWKIIFIGTSPDKGEYSAFLMEQSTPRAANFCDYQVTVDDIEKKTNPKLKIWSNLPVNVAAIVKSQRGTLAKSKFGCP from the coding sequence ATGAAACTTAATTTAATTAAGCTTTTACCGATTTTGTTGCTTGCGGGATGTACGGCGACATATCAACCAACTCAAACGCCTGATGTAATCGAACCAACAGCCTCTGCAACCATTGATAATTGTCTGGTGGGTTGCCCGACTGGCGGAAGTTCACAAACATTAGTCCGTAATACGTACACGCTAAATAATAACAGCGGAACAAAATTTGCGAATTGGGTGGCATATAAAATAACAAAAAGTAGTCAGAGATCTAATTGCAAAAGAAACTGGAAGCAAGACCCTGATTTGCCAGCATCTGACACATTGGCTCCCGCAGCATATGATGATGCTAACAAAGTATTAGCGGTAGATCGTGGGCATCAGGCTCCACTTGCGGGGCTGTGTGGTCATCCCACTTGGGCGACACTAAACTACCTCTCAAACATCACACCCCAGAAAGCGGCTCTTAATCAAGGCGCGTGGGTAAGACTGGAAGATAAGGAACGAGCAATAGCAACGGATAGTGCCCCGGTTTACTCTGTTACCGGTCCATTGTTTGAAAAGGATATCGGTGAATTACCAAAAGCCAAAGGGGTTAAAATTCCAAGTGGATACTGGAAAATCATATTTATTGGCACAAGTCCAGATAAGGGCGAATACTCGGCATTTTTGATGGAGCAGAGTACGCCTAGAGCTGCTAACTTCTGTGACTATCAAGTCACGGTTGACGACATTGAAAAGAAAACAAATCCGAAGTTAAAAATTTGGTCAAATCTCCCTGTCAATGTTGCAGCGATCGTCAAATCGCAAAGAGGGACGTTGGCCAAGAGCAAGTTTGGTTGCCCCTGA